The stretch of DNA tataataattattttattttatatatgaaatagaATAGTGTGTTtgcatataattttaaatattttcttaaaaattaaactttttttaatatttgttttaatttttcttttttattttctttacatatataaatgctaaattaagaaattttttgaagatatttttatttgaatgtGCGAATTTATTAGTTTCAAAGAATATCCAATAAACTAATTTCATGAATGTTCTtatgaatttttattatgataaaaaaaaaaaaaaagaaaagaaaaaaataggaaaatatataaataaaagaatgaaagaaaatataattttctgtTATTTAGAGAAACAACAAATAAttactacatatatatatatgttataatacGTACATACACACATAAGTACATACAagtataaatacaaatatagataaatatatatatatatatatatatatatatatatatatattaataaataaataattaaatcatTAAATGTTAAgacacaaaaataaaaaatgaataatttttatacaaattttttgtaaataaaatatttcttgCATATATGTATGGttaaattgtttttattaaagatatatttataagtaaaatataaaatttttatatttttcaaaaaaaaaaaattaaattacaTACAAATATCAATATAGAAAATTTAGAATTATAAATgagtatatacatataataaaacatatatatatatacaataactttatcataaaattatatatatttatttttatttatatattcttttttcataGGTAATATAttggatatataatataaagcCATTGTAATGTTGTGCAATATTGTTATATGTGTGGGTTTAATTTACTTCCTCAACGGTTGGTCCATTATTTTGTGCTTCCTTATTTTGTGTTTTGCGACCTCTTAAGTTGGATGCCTCTGCTTTTTGTGGTTCTTGTGCTGATGCACCTTGATATAATTTAGTCATTATGGGATTATATACTGATGAAATatctttttccttttcactatattcttctttttcagCTGAAGGATTTTTTTCTAACCAATCAAGAACCGACATAACTGTTTTCATGCATTTTTGTGAATCATCTTTTggtattttttcttttaaattttcatcTTGTAATGTGTTTTTAACGttataacaataattttCTAGGTTGTTTCTTGCTTCgattctatttttattttgttcatcttcttctttatatttttctgcATCATTGACCATACGATCGATATCATCTTTTGATAATCTTCCTTTATCATTTGTAATAGTAATTTGATTTTGTTTACCAGTACCTTTATCTAATGCTGTTACATTTAGTATACCATTAGCATCAATATCAAATGTAACTTCAATTTGTGGCACACTTCTTGGTGCTGGTGGGATACCTTCTAATTGAAATTTTcctaataaattattatctttagTTAAGGATCTTTCTCCTTCATACACTTGAATTAGAACACCTGGTTGATTATCAGCATATGTAGTAAagatttgattttttttggttGGTATAGTTGTATTTCTTTCAATTAATTTTGTCATGACACCACCTGCTGTTTCTAATCCTAATGATAATGGACAGacatctaataataataagtcTTTGACAGCTGATGATTGATCTCCTGATAAAATAGCTGCTTGTACAGCTGCACCATATGCAACAGCTTCATCTGGATTAATGGATTTACATGGTTCTTTTCCATTAAAAAAGTCTTTAATAAGTTGTTGTATTTTTGGAATTCTTGTTGAACCACCAACTAAAACAATTTCATGTATTTGACTCTTATCCATTTTTGCATCTTTTAAGACTTTTTCAACAGGTGTTAAAGTATTACGAAATTGATCTAAACACAACTCTTCAAATTTAGCTCTAgttatatttacattataaTCAATTCCTTCAAATAAGGAATCAACTTCAATAGTTGCTTGTGTAGATGATGATAAGGTACGTTTTGCTTTTTCGCATTGAGTTCTTAATCTTCTTAATGATTTAgaattttttgaaatatcttttcctccatttttttttttaaaatcttGTACACAAAAGTTTACtaatttattatcaaaatCTTCTCCTCCTAAATGTGTATCTCCTGATGTAGCTTTAACTTCAAAAATACCATCTTCAATAGTTAATAATGAAACATCAAATGTTCCTCCTCCTAaatcaaaaattaaaatatttttttcatttttatcttttttatctaAACCATATGCTATAGCTGCTGCTGTTGGTTCATTAATAATTCTTAAAACATTTAATCCTGCGATAGCACCTGCATCTTTTGTTGCTTGTCTTTGTGAATCATTGAAATAAGCTGGAACTGTAATAACAGCATTTTTAACTGGTTTTCCTAAGTATGACTCTGCAacttctttcattttttttaaaaccaTTGAAGATATTTCTTCTGGATggaatgtttttttttctccttgATATGATACTTCTATCATTGGTTTTCCTTCAGTACCACTTTTTACAGTAAATGGCCAGTGTTTCATGTCACTTTGTACAGTTGGTTCTAAAAATTTTCTTCCTATTAATCTTTTTGCATCAAAAACTGTATTTTCTGGATTCCTGGAGGCTTGGTTTTTAGCAGCATCACCAATTAATCGTTCTGTATCTGTAAATGCAACATATGATGGGGTAGTCCTATTACCTTGATCATTTGCTATAATATCCACAACACCATTCCTACATACACCAACACAGGAATAGGTGGTACCCAAATCAATGCCAATTGCAACCTCTGTTTCTTCTGCATTGTTACTAGCTGTATGTACTGTAGATGTtgcaattaaaaataaaacaatataatgtatataacaatatatttttgtcttCATACTTAACtattttgttataaaatataggtgtaaaatataatatagaaaaaaaaaatagaataaaa from Plasmodium sp. gorilla clade G2 genome assembly, chromosome: 8 encodes:
- a CDS encoding heat shock protein 70 translates to MKTKIYCYIHYIVLFLIATSTVHTASNNAEETEVAIGIDLGTTYSCVGVCRNGVVDIIANDQGNRTTPSYVAFTDTERLIGDAAKNQASRNPENTVFDAKRLIGRKFLEPTVQSDMKHWPFTVKSGTEGKPMIEVSYQGEKKTFHPEEISSMVLKKMKEVAESYLGKPVKNAVITVPAYFNDSQRQATKDAGAIAGLNVLRIINEPTAAAIAYGLDKKDKNEKNILIFDLGGGTFDVSLLTIEDGIFEVKATSGDTHLGGEDFDNKLVNFCVQDFKKKNGGKDISKNSKSLRRLRTQCEKAKRTLSSSTQATIEVDSLFEGIDYNVNITRAKFEELCLDQFRNTLTPVEKVLKDAKMDKSQIHEIVLVGGSTRIPKIQQLIKDFFNGKEPCKSINPDEAVAYGAAVQAAILSGDQSSAVKDLLLLDVCPLSLGLETAGGVMTKLIERNTTIPTKKNQIFTTYADNQPGVLIQVYEGERSLTKDNNLLGKFQLEGIPPAPRSVPQIEVTFDIDANGILNVTALDKGTGKQNQITITNDKGRLSKDDIDRMVNDAEKYKEEDEQNKNRIEARNNLENYCYNVKNTLQDENLKEKIPKDDSQKCMKTVMSVLDWLEKNPSAEKEEYSEKEKDISSVYNPIMTKLYQGASAQEPQKAEASNLRGRKTQNKEAQNNGPTVEEVN